ACGGATTTGGATGAACAGCGACTACATCTTTAGCAGTATTAACATCTGTTGTCGCTAAATCTGAATTAATTTTAAACTTCGTTTTATTAACGTTTAAGAATACGTTATCAATTGCTTTAATCATAATTCTTGCATTATCAGTAAGTCCCCAACCTCCTGGCACTGTGAAGGTATATGTACCATTGTTTGGTGTACTATCTACTACAATATGCGGGAACGTTAATCCTCCGTCTGTAGATAATAATATCGTAACATTTGCTGTATTAACAGGCGCTACGTTGGTATTAGCAACATCCCATGTTATGGTTTGTGAAGAGCCTAAATTCCACACCACATCATTTGCAATCTGAGATGTTACAACGAACGGACCTGATGTTGCATCTACAGTTAATTTGATATCATCTCTTGCTGATTGTCCTCCAACTGGATTGTTATCTCTTACCAAGAGCGAAAAAGTAAGCGTTCTTGCTACCGTTGATAATTTTTCCCATGCTCTATAATTAGAAGCTGTATTTATGCCGCCATTATAACCTTCAATAATTGTTGATAGTCTTGGGAAATATCTGTCGGGAGAAGTACTTGCAAATAATGATCTAAACATAGGGCCAACCGTGTTAGCTGGACGAGGAGGCATTGTTGCCGATCCATAATCAATCTGTTCCCAATTGTATGTTATCGCATCACCATCTGGGTCAGAAGCTTCACCCGTCAATACAAATGGTGTTTCTTTTGGAATAGTTCTGTCTGGTCCTGCATTAGCAACTGGTTCGTTATTACCTGTTGGTGTATTAGCGCCACAATTCCCTGACGTTGTTATGTGATTATACATTTCTCTAATACTTATTGCATGGAAATAGGCATCACTATTATTTTGTACATTTGGAGAGCAGATACCAGCATATCCCATAATTGTGCTAGCACTTCCAGGCTCAATTGATGTTGAGTTATTTCTGTTACAATTATTATTTTGGGTATGATTTGCTCCAAACTGATGTCCCATCTCGTGCGCAACATAATCAATAACAAATGGATCTCCAACAGGGGATGCAGAACCAGTTACCCCACCAGCTTTATAGGTATTGCTACATACAGATGGACGGTATGCCACACCGTTATCATTCCCTTGTTGTGCTTGGAAATAAACGTGTCCGATGTCATAATTAGCAGAGCCAATTGTATTATCCACTACAGTTTGATTAGCACCAAGCATTGAACTTGCATTTAATGGATTGTAAGAATCCGAATGAATAAAAATTAACAAGTCATTATTAGGGACCAATTCTAATTTAACAGAAATATCGTTGCCATAAACTTCATTAAGTCTATTAACCGTTAAGTTAAGCGCAGCCATAACCGCAGTTTTCTTCTGTTGATCTGTACCATTACCAACCCCTGCAGCATTAGCCGTAAAGGCCGTATATTCAATCGTTGTAGCGAGTGCTAGTCTATACTTTCTCATTAGACCATCTACAACCGTTTTTTGATCACCAGCTGATTCTAAACTTTGCTGAATTTGTTTTTCATTAACCTCATCGAACAGACATTCAAAATTACGCTTAGAGGATGCACCTTTTCTGTTATACATCATATAGACTTTATTATCTTTTGAATAAGAATCTATATAAGATATGTTCGCATTATTTCTAATAATCGCATTAAATCCAAAATATGGATCGTAAGTGAATGAAATTTTAGTTAACGGATCTCCAACTTTAACGCCTGTGAAAGAGCGCACGTCAGCATATTTGGCCTGTAAGTCAGGATGCATCGTTGAAGATTCTATAACTTCAAAGGTATCTGTTGTACCATGTTCGTTTGGAAATTTCATTAAAGTTTTTCCACTATTCTTTGAAATAGCCGATAATTGGGATACGAATTGCGACTCATTAAGTCCTAACAATTTGTAATCTTGTACACTAATGACTCTTTCTCTCGTGTTATTAATATTTCTATTCGAAATATTTGACCATGAATTTTGCTGAGCAAAAATCCCTCCAGATAAAAGGCTAATCCCTACTCCTAGGAATAATTTTGATTTCATAAATATTTATTTTTTGCGATTAATTTATTTTTTCTAGTTTAATTTGTTTGGGTTGGCTTTGGATTTTAAGAATCAAAACGGGATGCGTTTTCTTATCTTCTTGATATTCCGAATTTTCGATTTCTTTATATTTAACAAAGATACTTTTGGCATCAGCTTTTAGGCTAACAACTTCTAAGTCAGCATAAGGCATTTTAGAACTCAGCCTCGGTTTCAAAACCAACAAGCTTTCATCAGTATTTAAAGCTGGTATTGGCGCGGATCTTTTAAAACTGGGATCATTAAGTTTCACATATAAGGCCATAACCTCCTCGATAGAATTTATGATAAAAACATCTTTGGAACTGAAATCTTTATTAAGTCGTCGCTCTTCTTCGAATTGGATATCTCTCATTTCTTTACTATCTTGGATATTTATATTGGATGATATTGCATTACAAGACAATACAAAAACGAATAGAAATATAGGTGCTAATATTTTCATCTTTTCGCCCAAAGATAGAAATAACATTCTAAAAAGAAAATTATATGGTGAAAACTATTAGAATTTAACAATTATAATCCATTAATTACAACAACTTATTAAAATCCTTTTCTAACTTATTTCATTAAAAACCAAAACTATAAAACATCATTTTATAAAAAATTAATCTTGATTCATTATTGCAAAAACCGCAAAACTCGCAAGCCAATGGTCGCCACCATAATT
This genomic stretch from Chryseobacterium sp. POL2 harbors:
- a CDS encoding zinc-dependent metalloprotease, encoding MKSKLFLGVGISLLSGGIFAQQNSWSNISNRNINNTRERVISVQDYKLLGLNESQFVSQLSAISKNSGKTLMKFPNEHGTTDTFEVIESSTMHPDLQAKYADVRSFTGVKVGDPLTKISFTYDPYFGFNAIIRNNANISYIDSYSKDNKVYMMYNRKGASSKRNFECLFDEVNEKQIQQSLESAGDQKTVVDGLMRKYRLALATTIEYTAFTANAAGVGNGTDQQKKTAVMAALNLTVNRLNEVYGNDISVKLELVPNNDLLIFIHSDSYNPLNASSMLGANQTVVDNTIGSANYDIGHVYFQAQQGNDNGVAYRPSVCSNTYKAGGVTGSASPVGDPFVIDYVAHEMGHQFGANHTQNNNCNRNNSTSIEPGSASTIMGYAGICSPNVQNNSDAYFHAISIREMYNHITTSGNCGANTPTGNNEPVANAGPDRTIPKETPFVLTGEASDPDGDAITYNWEQIDYGSATMPPRPANTVGPMFRSLFASTSPDRYFPRLSTIIEGYNGGINTASNYRAWEKLSTVARTLTFSLLVRDNNPVGGQSARDDIKLTVDATSGPFVVTSQIANDVVWNLGSSQTITWDVANTNVAPVNTANVTILLSTDGGLTFPHIVVDSTPNNGTYTFTVPGGWGLTDNARIMIKAIDNVFLNVNKTKFKINSDLATTDVNTAKDVVAVHPNPSKNGIFTLDINAKNVSYSIFTAEGRLVTAKKDLKAAGKQTEKIDLSSLSSGVYFLKVDHDGKSTSKKLIITK